CTTGATCGATCGCTGTAACTTCCGGTGCCTGTACTGCATGCCGGAGGGGACAGACTTAGAGTACGCACTTCAGCAGAACTTGCTAACTCATGCTGAGTTGCTCACTTTAATCCACGAAGTGTTTGTTCCAGTCGGGTTTACTCGGTTTCGCTTGACGGGCGGCGAACCATTGATTCGTCCAGGGGTGGTGGATATTGTCAGGGCGATCGCAGCTTTGCCAGAAACTCAAGATCTGTCGATGACCACCAATGGTTTTTTGTTGGCAGATTTAGCGCAGGAGCTTTACGATGCGGGTTTGCGACGAATCAATATCAGTTTGGATTCTCTAGAGCCAGAAACCTTCGACAAGATTATTGGTCATCGGGGGCGATCGCGTTGGCAGCAAGTTTGGGACGGTATTCAGGCGGCTCACCGAATTGGGTTTAACCCGCTGAAACTAAATGTTGTAGTGATTCCGGGTGTAAATGACCAAGAAGTTTTAGACTTGGCCGCTTTGAGCCTCGATCGCGAGTGGCACATCCGGTTTATTGAATTTATGCCGATTGGCAATGCTTCTTTGTTTGGCGATCGCGGTTGGATTGCCTCCGA
This region of Trichocoleus desertorum NBK24 genomic DNA includes:
- the moaA gene encoding GTP 3',8-cyclase MoaA yields the protein MNQVDYLRISLIDRCNFRCLYCMPEGTDLEYALQQNLLTHAELLTLIHEVFVPVGFTRFRLTGGEPLIRPGVVDIVRAIAALPETQDLSMTTNGFLLADLAQELYDAGLRRINISLDSLEPETFDKIIGHRGRSRWQQVWDGIQAAHRIGFNPLKLNVVVIPGVNDQEVLDLAALSLDREWHIRFIEFMPIGNASLFGDRGWIASEELRQQIRDRWGLTEGEVRGNGPADVFRIPGAQGTLGFISQMSECFCDRCNRMRLSADGWLRPCLLNEDEQIDLKTALRSGVPTAQLRAQVRKLLQLKPEINFKQRDSGTQSGAYSRTMSQIGG